TTATGTTGCTCCCTAGTACCGAAGAATACATGCGAGCATCAAACCTCACTTCGTAATTGGATGATCATAAAAGTGTCTTTGGGTACTCAGAAAGTACTTGTTGGGTGATAtgcatcaagagtgggatttgtctatTTGTGTACGAGATAGATATACTCAGGGTCCACTCAGGTAATGCACATTTTGTATCGCTTGCAAGCTCGGGACTTCTGGTTAATTTATTTAAAAAAAACTGAGACAGAAAATATAAAAGTAGATTTATGATAGTTCTGGCCGTTGGATGCCGATGTGACGACACGGAGGATGACCAATTTTGGCTCCCAGATCGGGCGACCGACGCCTGGCGTCGCCCAATCACAACGAATGTTTATCCTGTGACgtgatcaaaaaaaaaaatcctgtGACGCTTTACTCTGGCACCGCCTCCTGGTTATTCTCCACCCAAACCCCACGAAACACCAAATCGCGCGAACCCAGGCAGAAATCCATGGGTGGCGGCAGCGGCTGTGGCGATCTCAGCCCCACCTCCCCTTCGTCCTCCTCGGAGCACCTTCCACCAGGTAATTTCCTCTGCTAGTAACCGATTGATCCCAATTTCCGGCTAGTACGATCACTTCTGTTCTTGACCTGTCGGCGCATGGACCGCTCCTGTGGTTATAGGGTTCGCCGATTATGTGCCTGTTTTGTCGCCCTATGACGGCGACTCTGACGGGTACTCTGTCTGCGACGACCCTGAGGCGGAGGCCCTTCTCTATGGCAGCAGACTCCAGGTCCAAGACCGCTCGCTGCTGGAGGCGAAAGAGCTCATCAGGAGGTAGCGTGATCTTTCTTTGTTTATATCTCCCCCTTCTAGATGAAGGGGTTACTGGTTAATGGAAACAGACTGCAGTCTTTTTAAATCGACCGTGGGAAAATAGAGTGCTGCTGCTGGAACATGTAATTTGATGCTCTATGCGCGATTCTGTGAAAGGAATGCTCAGAAGGGGTATCGTGGTTCTGTGGTTTTGGAATGACCATTTGTTCATTGTCATTGCACATGATGACAGTACTATAATCGTCAGTGAAGTCTGTGTAAGGGAAAAACAATGTTTCAGTCCCACCCCTTGGGTTTGGGTCCATTTAAACTAAACTTCAGGAGTACGAATTTGAACCTCTTAAATTTGCGGCTATGATCATGAACCTTGCCTTAGGAAACTTGAATTTCACAAACCCATACGTTGACCAAAGGGTGTCCAATAAATTGAAGTGTTTGATTGGGGCCTATCTTACAAAAATGCATTGACGTTATTTATGGTGTATTTTAAAATGTAATAGAAGCCTAGTAATGTAGGAGTATTGCGTATCTAGTCCCATGGGTTCTTTGGTTTGAGTTCATGGGCGGGTATCTAAAGAGAAATGGATTAAAAAAATCTATAatatctgccatgacatgacaccGACGTAGCAAAGCTAGTAAATAGGTCAAGCTGTAAATCCTTATTACAGGGATCAACTTGTTATTTCACTAATTATTACTGGAAGCCAACCTGTGAGCAGGTATAATCCTGGGTACTGGATTGAAGGAGTGAGTGGTACAAAAGCTGAGGACTATGTGTTGCCTGATATCACCACATTGTTGTTGGTGGGGCCTAGAGGTGCTGGGAAAAGCACACTTGTGAACCGAATTACACGGGTCTTTGACAAGGATGATGATCATTTTGCCCCAGAGCGGGCACAGGTTTCTTGTAAGTTCTATGAATTTGGCCACAATATTTTGATTTGTGAAATACAGCTGATTTTCTTGTTGATGTTTGTATTGCTAGATAATTCCAAATCAACCAGTACATGCTTCCTTCGGGAATACAAAATTCCAAGAAGTTCAAATGGTATATGTCTATATGATACAAGGAGCTTGTCCACAAACCCAGAAAAGGACTTCAAAATTCTGCAACGTTGGATGACAAAGGGAATTAGCCATGGGCAAATGGTGATGTGGTGAGAGGTGACCCTTAATTTGATTGCATATGTTCCTGTAGGTGCTATGTGCATGAGGCTTTGCATTTCGGTTAAGTTTTTATGGTCATTCAACACATGTTATTGTGCTCATGAGTAGGCTTTTAATTCCACAACAAAAGGGACATGGTCAACTAAATGTTTGTTTCAGTTGACAGCTCTGTGATTGTCAACCTTTTTTCTGTTCAATATTTCGATTACATTTGATTCAAAAATATGTCTTAGTATGTTAAGGAGAACACATGTAGAATTCTTTGAAGTCGTTCCTGCATGTACTATCTTGAAGAATATTTGAAGTGCTTCCTACATGTATTATCCTCTGAAACATGTATAGGGAGGTGTTCAATCTATTCTTATGTTAAAAAATGGTCTACTatttccttttcatttccatAGATCTTATTAATGCTTAAGTGGAGGACATACATAACTTATAAAAACTAACTACTCAACATTCCACTGTCTTTTTTTTAATACACACTTTTTAAACAGGGATACTGATGATGACGCTAAGATTAAGAACCTCGAATCAATGGGAAGACAATACAGCTGTTTGCCTTGCAAAACCAGGAAGGTCAACTTTGTGATATTTGTGGTTGATGGCATTTCTATCCTAAGATCAATTGATAGCAACAAGAAAGAATACATGGATATGCTCTGCCAAACATTTATGAATCCATTCTTATCTTTTGGAGGTATGAGtagttatgatgattataatcttATTTAGTTCCTTAACTTGCTCAATTTGTAATaagtatat
This Lolium perenne isolate Kyuss_39 chromosome 1, Kyuss_2.0, whole genome shotgun sequence DNA region includes the following protein-coding sequences:
- the LOC127293389 gene encoding uncharacterized protein isoform X1, with the protein product MGGGSGCGDLSPTSPSSSSEHLPPAPVVIGFADYVPVLSPYDGDSDGYSVCDDPEAEALLYGSRLQVQDRSLLEAKELIRRYNPGYWIEGVSGTKAEDYVLPDITTLLLVGPRGAGKSTLVNRITRVFDKDDDHFAPERAQVSYNSKSTSTCFLREYKIPRSSNGICLYDTRSLSTNPEKDFKILQRWMTKGISHGQMVMWDTDDDAKIKNLESMGRQYSCLPCKTRKVNFVIFVVDGISILRSIDSNKKEYMDMLCQTFMNPFLSFGDDKPAVVVTHGDRLSFEQRSHVQNALAETLDIPIQQIFDIPGSDDYRTDMAVLDMLRYCIQCAEQNFPLKLNYLLEMHGRETLTKMMAWLMSLDAVMDAAIIFLCVVALLLRVSDKFL
- the LOC127293389 gene encoding uncharacterized protein isoform X2 codes for the protein MGGGSGCGDLSPTSPSSSSEHLPPGFADYVPVLSPYDGDSDGYSVCDDPEAEALLYGSRLQVQDRSLLEAKELIRRYNPGYWIEGVSGTKAEDYVLPDITTLLLVGPRGAGKSTLVNRITRVFDKDDDHFAPERAQVSYNSKSTSTCFLREYKIPRSSNGICLYDTRSLSTNPEKDFKILQRWMTKGISHGQMVMWDTDDDAKIKNLESMGRQYSCLPCKTRKVNFVIFVVDGISILRSIDSNKKEYMDMLCQTFMNPFLSFGDDKPAVVVTHGDRLSFEQRSHVQNALAETLDIPIQQIFDIPGSDDYRTDMAVLDMLRYCIQCAEQNFPLKLNYLLEMHGRETLTKMMAWLMSLDAVMDAAIIFLCVVALLLRVSDKFL